From the genome of Sander lucioperca isolate FBNREF2018 chromosome 1, SLUC_FBN_1.2, whole genome shotgun sequence, one region includes:
- the neil3 gene encoding endonuclease 8-like 3 isoform X2 translates to MVEGPGCTLNGEKIRSKVQKGQKLKEIKGSLTTSTRNNSEGNAFHRFNGCPYTGVETLGKELFMYFGPRALRVHFGMNGSMRINPAERKERTGSVPVLEIHLTNDIVHFFDSTVEIRLTEDCEQRVRAMESLDVCSSKFGFSRSEEAVRSQSSRMLCDVLLDQAVMPGVGNIIKNEALFDSGLHPAVKVQQLTDEQIHHLVKMTRDFTLLFYKCRKSGSPLYKHYKVYKRPQCGQCFHVITACRLGDSGRMTYFCQSCQKGDPSGVDISKLPVRNSLIGWAYNERTNDNVAKKEEEDWACQLCTLINQPAAKACDACLTPRPEVYKDDDNTEASPFNTDLIKYPCTAFKKPQEELKVNWRSAFGTSTLVFSDLSKKPKPVNSPLSPAGSHLNSLAAERGLYKYSVCQGTTSPNYASGGWQRQSAELSNGESLASYSHPSKKMRIDHSPFPGNNAQNGAPNSGHSSCISSSPSVPCCASHRRPAVLRAVHKEGENKGRQFYACSLPRETKCNFFEWADLHFPSCHHGKRCLMRTVLKLGPNNGRNFYTCSFQKVKQCDFFQWAENGPGVSILPGC, encoded by the exons ATGGTTGAAGGTCCGGGCTGTACATTAAACGGAGAGAAAATCCGTTCTAAAGTCCAAAAAGGGCAAAAACTGAAGGAGATCAAAGGCAGTTTGACAACATCCACC AGAAACAACTCCGAGGGAAATGCCTTCCACAGGTTTAATGGTTGTCCGTACACTGGAGTTGAAACTCTGGGCAAGGAGCTCTTCATGTACTTCGGTCCAAGAGCGTTGAG AGTCCACTTTGGTATGAATGGATCAATGCGTATAAACCCTgctgagaggaaagagaggactgGCTCCGTACCAGTGCTGGAAATACACCTGACTAACGACATTGTGCACTTCTTTGACAGCACTGTGGAAATAAG GTTGACAGAGGACTGTGAGCAAAGGGTGAGGGCCATGGAGAGTCTGGATGTGTGCTCCTCCAAGTTTGGCTTCTCCCGCTCTGAGGAGGCAGTGAGGAGCCAAAGTAGCAGGATGCTCTGTGACGTTCTCCTAGACCAGGCTGTCATGCCAGGAGTCGGCAACATCATTAAAAACGAAGCCCTGTTTGACTCAGGCCTCCACCCAGCCGTGAAG GTTCAACAGCTGACAGACGAGCAGATCCACCACTTGGTGAAGATGACGCGTGATTTCACTCTTCTGTTTTACAAG TGTCGCAAATCTGGCTCTCCTCTCTACAAACATTACAAAGTCTACAAGCGTCCCCAGTGTGGCCAGTGCTTTCATGTCATCACAGCCTGTCGGCTTGGAGACAGCGGCCGGATGACTTACTTCTGCCAGAGCTGTCAGAAGGGAGATCCCAGCGGGGTTGACATCAG TAAGCTCCCAGTCAGAAACAGTTTGATTGGCTGGGCCTACAATGAGAGAACCAATGACAACGTGGCtaagaaggaggaagaggactgGGCCTGTCAACTCTGCACGCTCATCAACCAGCCAGCAGCAAAAGCCTGTGATGCCTGCCTCACTCCAAGACCTGAGG TCTACAAAGATGACGATAACACTGAGGCATCACCCTTCAACACTGATTTGATTAAATACCCCTGCACTGCCTTCAAGAAGCCACAAGAGGAGCTCAAAGTCAACTGGAGGAGTGCATTCGGCACTTCCACCCTTGTTTTCTCTGACTTGAGCAAGAAGCCAAAGCCTGTAAACTCCCCACTCTCCCCAGCCGGCAGTCATTTGAATTCCTTGGCGGCAGAGCGAGGTTTATATAAATACAGCGTCTGCCAAGGGACAACAAGCCCCAATTACGCCTCTGGTGGCTGGCAGAGGCAAAGTGCCGAGCTCTCCAATGGGGAATCACTGGCCTCCTACAGTCACCCGTCCAAGAAAATGAGAATTGATCACAGTCCCTTTCCCGGTAACAATGCTCAAAATGGAGCCCCCAACTCAGG CCACAGCTCCTGCATTTCTTCCAGTCCCAGTGTCCCTTGTTGTGCTTCCCATCGTCGTCCAGCTGTCCTCAGAGCCGTCCACAAGGAGGGGGAGAATAAGGGACGACAGTTCTACGCCTGCTCGCTTCCCAGAGAGACCAAATGTAACTTCTTTGAG TGGGCTGACTTGCATTTCCCTTCTTGTCACCATGGGAAACGCTGTTTAATGAGGACAGTTCTGAAACTGGGACCCAACAATGGCCGGAATTTCTACACCTGCAGCTTTCAAAAGGTTAAACAGTGTGACTTTTTCCAGTGGGCAGAGAATGGACCAGGGGTATCCATCCTCCCTGGTTGTTAG
- the neil3 gene encoding endonuclease 8-like 3 isoform X1, with translation MVEGPGCTLNGEKIRSKVQKGQKLKEIKGSLTTSTRNNSEGNAFHRFNGCPYTGVETLGKELFMYFGPRALRVHFGMNGSMRINPAERKERTGSVPVLEIHLTNDIVHFFDSTVEIRLTEDCEQRVRAMESLDVCSSKFGFSRSEEAVRSQSSRMLCDVLLDQAVMPGVGNIIKNEALFDSGLHPAVKVQQLTDEQIHHLVKMTRDFTLLFYKCRKSGSPLYKHYKVYKRPQCGQCFHVITACRLGDSGRMTYFCQSCQKGDPSGVDISKLPVRNSLIGWAYNERTNDNVAKKEEEDWACQLCTLINQPAAKACDACLTPRPEVYKDDDNTEASPFNTDLIKYPCTAFKKPQEELKVNWRSAFGTSTLVFSDLSKKPKPVNSPLSPAGSHLNSLAAERGLYKYSVCQGTTSPNYASGGWQRQSAELSNGESLASYSHPSKKMRIDHSPFPGNNAQNGAPNSGMRKLEATSHSSCISSSPSVPCCASHRRPAVLRAVHKEGENKGRQFYACSLPRETKCNFFEWADLHFPSCHHGKRCLMRTVLKLGPNNGRNFYTCSFQKVKQCDFFQWAENGPGVSILPGC, from the exons ATGGTTGAAGGTCCGGGCTGTACATTAAACGGAGAGAAAATCCGTTCTAAAGTCCAAAAAGGGCAAAAACTGAAGGAGATCAAAGGCAGTTTGACAACATCCACC AGAAACAACTCCGAGGGAAATGCCTTCCACAGGTTTAATGGTTGTCCGTACACTGGAGTTGAAACTCTGGGCAAGGAGCTCTTCATGTACTTCGGTCCAAGAGCGTTGAG AGTCCACTTTGGTATGAATGGATCAATGCGTATAAACCCTgctgagaggaaagagaggactgGCTCCGTACCAGTGCTGGAAATACACCTGACTAACGACATTGTGCACTTCTTTGACAGCACTGTGGAAATAAG GTTGACAGAGGACTGTGAGCAAAGGGTGAGGGCCATGGAGAGTCTGGATGTGTGCTCCTCCAAGTTTGGCTTCTCCCGCTCTGAGGAGGCAGTGAGGAGCCAAAGTAGCAGGATGCTCTGTGACGTTCTCCTAGACCAGGCTGTCATGCCAGGAGTCGGCAACATCATTAAAAACGAAGCCCTGTTTGACTCAGGCCTCCACCCAGCCGTGAAG GTTCAACAGCTGACAGACGAGCAGATCCACCACTTGGTGAAGATGACGCGTGATTTCACTCTTCTGTTTTACAAG TGTCGCAAATCTGGCTCTCCTCTCTACAAACATTACAAAGTCTACAAGCGTCCCCAGTGTGGCCAGTGCTTTCATGTCATCACAGCCTGTCGGCTTGGAGACAGCGGCCGGATGACTTACTTCTGCCAGAGCTGTCAGAAGGGAGATCCCAGCGGGGTTGACATCAG TAAGCTCCCAGTCAGAAACAGTTTGATTGGCTGGGCCTACAATGAGAGAACCAATGACAACGTGGCtaagaaggaggaagaggactgGGCCTGTCAACTCTGCACGCTCATCAACCAGCCAGCAGCAAAAGCCTGTGATGCCTGCCTCACTCCAAGACCTGAGG TCTACAAAGATGACGATAACACTGAGGCATCACCCTTCAACACTGATTTGATTAAATACCCCTGCACTGCCTTCAAGAAGCCACAAGAGGAGCTCAAAGTCAACTGGAGGAGTGCATTCGGCACTTCCACCCTTGTTTTCTCTGACTTGAGCAAGAAGCCAAAGCCTGTAAACTCCCCACTCTCCCCAGCCGGCAGTCATTTGAATTCCTTGGCGGCAGAGCGAGGTTTATATAAATACAGCGTCTGCCAAGGGACAACAAGCCCCAATTACGCCTCTGGTGGCTGGCAGAGGCAAAGTGCCGAGCTCTCCAATGGGGAATCACTGGCCTCCTACAGTCACCCGTCCAAGAAAATGAGAATTGATCACAGTCCCTTTCCCGGTAACAATGCTCAAAATGGAGCCCCCAACTCAGG TATGCGCAAACTAGAAGCGACAAGCCACAGCTCCTGCATTTCTTCCAGTCCCAGTGTCCCTTGTTGTGCTTCCCATCGTCGTCCAGCTGTCCTCAGAGCCGTCCACAAGGAGGGGGAGAATAAGGGACGACAGTTCTACGCCTGCTCGCTTCCCAGAGAGACCAAATGTAACTTCTTTGAG TGGGCTGACTTGCATTTCCCTTCTTGTCACCATGGGAAACGCTGTTTAATGAGGACAGTTCTGAAACTGGGACCCAACAATGGCCGGAATTTCTACACCTGCAGCTTTCAAAAGGTTAAACAGTGTGACTTTTTCCAGTGGGCAGAGAATGGACCAGGGGTATCCATCCTCCCTGGTTGTTAG